CTAATGGAAATCAAAGTATTCAATCTTCCTTTTAGTGTTTTTTGTTGTTTATTATTGGTAATAAAATTATTCGACATTGTATTTAGTGATAAAGTAATGGATATATTGTTTTAAATACGTCCCTAAATAATAGGGCAAATTCATTAACAAGTAAGGTTTCCCTTCTGGTGTAACGGTTTCTTCAATGTTGAATTTTCCTCCATACATTCTGACTGCGAATTGATGAGGGGTTTGATTCACAAATTGATGCAAGGATTTCAAACTTCCCGTTTTCCCCGATTTAATTTCAATAGGAATCATGAATTTTCCGTGGGCAATGAGCAAATCTACCTCTGCTGATGATTGCGTTTTGTCCCGAACCCAAAAATTGGTCTTTTTGTAATCTGTAGTATTCAAAGACAAAACTTCCTGATTAACAATATGGGGTATAATCGCTCCTTTGTATGCTTCGCTAAGGTCTTTCATTAGCAATAAATCGGCTTGAATATTCAGATCAAAATTTAAAATTCCTGTATCCAAAAATTGTAATCGTGGCGATTTTTTGTAATCTGGAAGAATTGGCGGCTCTACATTGGTACAAGGATAAATTACCTGAATGACCTTTGCGGCATCTAAATTATTAAATGCCTCGCTCACTTCCCTCGACTTATAATTAGAGTGTCCGAAATTTTGAAATTTAATCCGTTGGTCAACAAATGATGCAGCGGTATTTACGATATGTTTCATCACATTTTCTTCCGATTTACTATCTGCGTATTTTATCACATCATCTTTGTAGGTATTCCAAATACTTTCATAAATCTGTGGAAGTGCTAATAAATCTTTATGAGCAACATAGTTGGCAACAATTTCTGGCATTCCTCCGATAATACAATAGGTGTGGAACTCTTTCATCAAAAGTTCGTGGGCAATGTCGTCAACGGGAACATTCCGAAATCGTTCCAACAAATTATTTTTCCCCTGTGCTTCAAGATATTCCTGAAAATTTAAAGGAAACAAATACAGATAATTAATCCTACCTACTGGATAATTTTTAGTTTTCTTTAAGGTATGCTCCAGCAAAGAACCCGCAGCAATGACATTCAATTCTGGCAAGTCCTCATAAAAATAACGCAAAAAAGAAATTGCTTTTTCGGATTCCTGGATTTCATCAATAAAAAGCAGTGTATTTGGGAAATCTTTTGGGGAGATTTCATTTTTTAATGCCAAAAAATTGACCAATTCCTGTACACTATTACTTCGTTCTACGAGACTTGCATCTTCGCTTTTTTCTAAATTAAGCTCTATAAAATGGGTATAACTTTCCCCTAAACTGCGAACCAAGGTCGTTTTTCCTACTTGTCGAGCTCCTCTTAGTATCAACGGTTTGGCATTAGAACTCGTTTTCCATTGAACCAACTCATCGAAAATATGTCGTTTAAAATTCATTCTTATCATAAAACAAACCCAAATTTACTAAAATTCTGTAACAAAACAAAGGTAATTTTTATTTTATTTTGTAACAAAACAAAGGCAATTTTTCTAATAACTTAATTTCTGCCTTTTTACAAAACTACTTACAGTCAATCTGTGGACATTTAAAATTCTACCTATTGCGGAATAGGAAACTTTTTTATCAAGCAATTCTTGAATCTTTTTTTCCTGCCCCGTAAGTTTGGTTTTAGCAGATTTACTTCCCAATGGACGACCGAGAACAACACCTTCTGCCCGCTTTCTTGCCAATGCTTCTTTGGTTCTTTGAGAAATAAGATTTCTTTCAATTTCTGCCGAAAGACCAAAAGCAAATGCTAAAACTTTGGAATTGATATCACTTCCTAAACGGTAATTATCTTTTATTGTCCAAACCTGAATATCACGATTCATACATTCATTTAGAACACCCATAATCATTAATAGATTTCTTCCCAAACGGGAAAGTTCAGAGCAAATAAGTATATCTCCTTTTTTCATTTTTTTGAGAAGCTTACCTAGTTTTCGATCATCTACATTTTTAGCTCCTGATATGGTTTCTTCAATCCATTTATTCACTATTATTTCTTGTCTTTCGCAAAAATGGTTAATTTCAAATCTTTGATTTTCTACAGTTTGCTTGTCTGTACTTACCCTAATGTATCCGTAAATCATATTAAATTGTTTAAGTTATTATTCAGTTTTGGTTTAAATTAAATGTTAACTGTCTAAAATAAATATAAACAATAAATATAGCAGCAAGTTCAGCGTTTATTTTAGACAAAATGCTACAAAAT
This Riemerella anatipestifer DNA region includes the following protein-coding sequences:
- a CDS encoding ATP-binding protein — encoded protein: MNFKRHIFDELVQWKTSSNAKPLILRGARQVGKTTLVRSLGESYTHFIELNLEKSEDASLVERSNSVQELVNFLALKNEISPKDFPNTLLFIDEIQESEKAISFLRYFYEDLPELNVIAAGSLLEHTLKKTKNYPVGRINYLYLFPLNFQEYLEAQGKNNLLERFRNVPVDDIAHELLMKEFHTYCIIGGMPEIVANYVAHKDLLALPQIYESIWNTYKDDVIKYADSKSEENVMKHIVNTAASFVDQRIKFQNFGHSNYKSREVSEAFNNLDAAKVIQVIYPCTNVEPPILPDYKKSPRLQFLDTGILNFDLNIQADLLLMKDLSEAYKGAIIPHIVNQEVLSLNTTDYKKTNFWVRDKTQSSAEVDLLIAHGKFMIPIEIKSGKTGSLKSLHQFVNQTPHQFAVRMYGGKFNIEETVTPEGKPYLLMNLPYYLGTYLKQYIHYFITKYNVE
- a CDS encoding master DNA invertase Mpi family serine-type recombinase — protein: MIYGYIRVSTDKQTVENQRFEINHFCERQEIIVNKWIEETISGAKNVDDRKLGKLLKKMKKGDILICSELSRLGRNLLMIMGVLNECMNRDIQVWTIKDNYRLGSDINSKVLAFAFGLSAEIERNLISQRTKEALARKRAEGVVLGRPLGSKSAKTKLTGQEKKIQELLDKKVSYSAIGRILNVHRLTVSSFVKRQKLSY